TGAGTTCTTTGCAACATTCACACCCTAACCCCTTGCTTCAATTTTTCGTCCCCTTATGCTGTGGTGTTGTGGAGAATATATAGAGGGACCAATTAGGTCATCTATTTTGGAAAGAAATCCAATCTTAATGAAGtggaaattgaaaaatatttgattcgAATTTTGTATCAAATCTTGCTCCTTTTGGCTCATTCTATTTTCCACTCTTCTTTTTACGTTTTTCTTGGTCCCATATTTATTTTGGATTGATTGAATAATTGGAGAATTGGTCAAATAATATTTCctcatttaattatgatttagttactttaatttgaatttaaaaagataaattcaagaataaaataaataaaatcacaaaattgaAAAGGAATTGATTTGTGGACCTATTagatgattaaaaataaatttccatgaattaattcaagtatttttatattttatttgatttattgagattttaaatgaataaaatcaaaataaatagataaatttataaaaacaagTGAATTTTATTATGGACCTTTATTTAAGTTACGTTCATGTTTGAAGTCCAATACAtgggcccattagtccaaaaatgCCAAATTCTTCAATTAGTTTTCATGCGTTTCttaaaaattgctcaacttcaaccATGTATATCTCTCTCCATTTTAACCCTATAAAGGTGTTCTTTGAGCTTTGTACTTTGTTTTGAGTTTGTTAGGAGagataagatgggcaaattttggggtatgacaggtaccATCGTTCTTAATCTTGAAAGGCTTGACATTATAGTAGTAATTTCCATTGTTGGACATGAACAATGTCTTGGATGCACCTATGGGATCCATCTTAATCTAGTTGTACTCTGAATAGACATCCATGAAACTCAATGTTTTGTAACCCACAGATCCGTAATCAGGAGATCTATGTTAGGGAGAGGATACAGATCTTTGGGACATGCAATATTGAGGTCGGTAAAATCAACACACATACGCCACTTGGTCGATACGTTTCTAGCTAAAACCATGTTAGCAAGCCACAAAGTGTATTTGATATTTATTATGAAATCGGTTCTTGTTAGCTTCTAAACTTCCTCGTCAATTGCTATTCTCTTTTCTTCGTCAACCTTGTGTTTTCCTTGAGATGCTGGCTTGATTAAAGGGTCTATGGTGAGGCAATGACACACCACCCTGGTATCTATGCCATTTCCAGGCATATCTGAGGGTGCCTGGGTGAACATGTTGATGTTCTTCCTGAGTAAGGTGATCAAATCTTCTTTCGAGGTGGTTATCAGAGGTTTTAGTGTTATGGTATTAAGAATTAACTCACGTGAGTTGTGAAATTACCGTTAATATGTATTTTCTGTGTTGTAGTTAGGTTGTTTTGTGCATCACGATACTGCAACCACCTCGAAAGTGGATAGTTGGCTCCTTGGAATCGAGGGAGCTTGGTTGAATCTTGTGATCCTCTATGCACCGTTTGTtgatcaaatatacattttacgcATGATCGTGCATTATGGACGAAGGCACCAAGGACACAAGCAACATATCTGAAAAAAGGGCGCCCTATCCGAGAGAGAGAGGCGCTTGAATGAATCAAAAGATGACTTGGTAAGGACGAAAGGCTTAAGCGTATGCCTTTCCCCCGCCTCGCACGCCTCTTCAATTATACCACTAGAACCTTTGTTAACATATAACCATTGACCCGAATAGATCCGTTTATATCTCTATCGAACTTGTTAGGTTACGCAACTTTCGAGCCGACTATGATTTATGTCCATCCCTAGCCTTGTGACCTACCTCACAAGTATGTTACTAGTTTTTAATTTAAGagaggaagaaaagaaaaagtaaaagaaagaGAAGGACACTTAAATTTTCCAAagaggaaaaaaaagaaagaattatagAAGGTACCTTTATGACAATGACATGTCTCATGGGGCCTCACCTCCTTTTCTAAGCTGCCACTTCATTGTCCATCTTTCATACTTCATAAATATAATCTCTTTCTATCTatatctctctctttctctttccctCTCTCTTATATTTTACCTGTCACAGTCTTGTTCATTGCTGCACAAATTCAGCAATCTTTCTCTTTATCAGAAACTTTCGCATCTCATTGTATTtctaagagagagatagagactaAACTACAAACAAACTACAAATGGGAAGACACTCTTGCTGCTACAAACAGAAGCTCAGGAAAGGTCTATGGTCACCTGAGGAAGATGAAAAACTCTTGAACCATATTACTAACCATGGCCATGGATGTTGGAGCTCAGTTCCTAAGCAAGCGGGTATATATATCATCTATATATAATCCAAATTTCAATGTAATTCAATCTTCTTTTAGCATATAATCAATATATTTTCTCACAGGTCTTCAAAGATGTGGTAAGAGTTGTAGGCTTAGATGGATTAATTACCTAAGACCTGATTTAAAAAGAGGTACATTTTCACAAGATGAAGAAAATCTCATCATTGAACTCCATTCAGTTCTAGGAAATAGGTAAATCCAATCCTTCTTCTCTTCATAACATTTTTCCTTAACTTTTCGAGTACGAATCAAACTCGATACTTCAGAATTCGCGCGCTATAACAACTCGCAAATTATGGTAATATTTTGTTATTGTTATGTATTTTGTTTAGATGGTCTCAAATTGCTGCACAGTTACCAGGAAGAACCGATAACGAAATAAAGAATCTATGGAACTCTTGCTTAAAGAAGAAACTTAAGCAAAAGGGTATAGATCCTGTGACTCATAAGCCACTTTCTGAGGTTGagaatggagaagaagaagatgagaaaaCCAGAAGCCAAGAGAAAGTAACAGAAATATCAGAAAGTACTTCAGGTTCTTATGAGAAGAAACAGTCTTCAATTGTTGTAAAAGCCTATGAACCTGAAATGGAAGTTGAAGGTTCTTGTTCAAACTCCAACAACTATTTGATGGGAAATTATCCTATGCAGATGAGTTTCACGTCCAATGATAATCTTCCAAACAATGTTTCAAACTCTTCTTCTCATTGGTTCAACCAAACTGGACTAAAACCTTTTGATATGAACTCTGAGTTTACC
The Vicia villosa cultivar HV-30 ecotype Madison, WI linkage group LG6, Vvil1.0, whole genome shotgun sequence genome window above contains:
- the LOC131612746 gene encoding myb-related protein 308-like, with the translated sequence MGRHSCCYKQKLRKGLWSPEEDEKLLNHITNHGHGCWSSVPKQAGLQRCGKSCRLRWINYLRPDLKRGTFSQDEENLIIELHSVLGNRWSQIAAQLPGRTDNEIKNLWNSCLKKKLKQKGIDPVTHKPLSEVENGEEEDEKTRSQEKVTEISESTSGSYEKKQSSIVVKAYEPEMEVEGSCSNSNNYLMGNYPMQMSFTSNDNLPNNVSNSSSHWFNQTGLKPFDMNSEFTSFLPSSFCYKTSVLDVPSEDVSISSDSFHMKNSMLPSWGLTDCENSIKENQTEEDEAKWNEYLQNPMLMLQNQASEGLCNQRKAAPTNLSHDDALETILPHSKQEESSQSYSIASFGDV